The genomic interval GAAGCCAGATTTTGTTTGGTTGTAGTAGCGATTCCAGATGTATCTACGGTTACAATGCTCTCAATAGAATTATTGGTTTTCCTGGCAAACAATGACATATTGATAAACAGATCATTGTTCGTCTGAAGTGCGTAGGTAAATTCGGTCTGGTTGACTTCCTCTGGCCTTAAATCCGGATTTCCAATCACAATATTCTTCGGATCCTGACTGTCTTTATTTGGGTTCAGATCCCAAATAGAAGGCCGGGAAATACGTTTGGTATAACTTAAAGTCAGGTTGTTATTGGCATTCAGTTTCTTGAACAATGTAGCACTCGGAACGAAATTCCAAAAGTTGTTTTTGAAATTGACAGAAATATTACGTTGATTTCCTTCCAGAAAAGTACCTTCCATCCTGCCACCGGCGTGTAAAGCCCAGCCACTGTTCCATTTGAATTTCAACTGACTGTAAACAGCCATTACGTTCTGCTGGTAATCAAATTGATCCGATCTTGCAGCAATTGGCAGCAACAAATCAGACTGGTTGTCCTGGCTTGCCGAAACATCATAAACACTGCTGACGTTTCGTAAAATTGTCTTCACACCGCTTTCCAATGCATGCCTGCCGGTAGGGGATAAAGGCAGAATATAGTCACTCTGGAAAGTCCATTCACGGTTTGTTGTCCTGTTATTATTTATTTCCTGATACATCAGGATCTCCTCATTGTCACGTTGCAAAGCGTTGTAATTATAAACATCCGCTGACAGGTTATGCTGAGCCATGAAATACAGTTCCTCACCTGGTTTTTTAAATTTTCGCGTATAGCCCAGATTGAAATCGACGCCTTTATTTGGTGCTTTGGTTTTGACAGATTGCCGGTATTCTTCAACCAACGTACCATCAGGTAAAAATCTGCGGTTATGCTGTTCGCTGTTTTGAGGCCAGTTTCCAAGCCAGCCATTTAACGAGAAATTGAAAAGATTGGCCGAATCCGGTGCAAATTCTACCTGTAAATCGCCCGAACTATGCGGTTTGGCATTATCCCTTATAATATCCTGATATATCCTTCCGGTCTCTACACCGTTTTCTTTTGTAATCCTTTCCAGACTGGTAAGTTCCTTGTTCCGGAACCTGTGAAGGTGAAGGTTAGAACTGATATTCCATTTGTCACGATTTAAAGATATACGGGGATTAATAGCCTGTTCCAAATTCCCGGTTACCAGTTCAATGGTTCCGCTAACGCTTTCATTTCCTTTTTTAGTAATTATATTTATTACGCCCGCAGCTC from Dyadobacter sp. NIV53 carries:
- a CDS encoding outer membrane beta-barrel family protein; the protein is MKSDFKFIIFLILFFISGLHKDLNAQNLTGYRIRGYIIDSVSKKPVEFATISILDSAKNVVALTYSDENGLFKSADISNGLFSLNLSFVGYRQKTIPFRIQSQNPVFEFGRIYLIADVTQLKAVTITGTKQLIEQQPGMLIYNAENDISNQGGTAADVLRKAPILNVDAAGNVTMRGNANLRILINGKYSGQMARSPGDALNMMPANSIKSIEVITSPSARYDAEGAAGVINIITKKGNESVSGTIELVTGNLEQAINPRISLNRDKWNISSNLHLHRFRNKELTSLERITKENGVETGRIYQDIIRDNAKPHSSGDLQVEFAPDSANLFNFSLNGWLGNWPQNSEQHNRRFLPDGTLVEEYRQSVKTKAPNKGVDFNLGYTRKFKKPGEELYFMAQHNLSADVYNYNALQRDNEEILMYQEINNNRTTNREWTFQSDYILPLSPTGRHALESGVKTILRNVSSVYDVSASQDNQSDLLLPIAARSDQFDYQQNVMAVYSQLKFKWNSGWALHAGGRMEGTFLEGNQRNISVNFKNNFWNFVPSATLFKKLNANNNLTLSYTKRISRPSIWDLNPNKDSQDPKNIVIGNPDLRPEEVNQTEFTYALQTNNDLFINMSLFARKTNNSIESIVTVDTSGIATTTKQNLASNSQYGINLSASFTVLPGWKINSNANVRYAKFKSGALNILNDGIAWGFNVNSSWKLPDNFSVQVYGDYEAKSITLQGYTTERFYYSFSAKKELPLKKLTISLTTVSPFNSYISQNEVVRSAGFTSTLRNQYLNRSIRLSLNWEFGSLIKGNSGRKITNDDLKNAKTGG